From Nicotiana tabacum cultivar K326 chromosome 15, ASM71507v2, whole genome shotgun sequence, the proteins below share one genomic window:
- the LOC142169800 gene encoding uncharacterized protein LOC142169800, whose product MPSYAKFLKEILSSKRKLEEVSVVMLSEKCSAILQNKLPHKLGDPSSSTISCTLGGVYFEKALYQITKKPKGIIENVLVRVDKIVYPVDFIVLEMKECRDETIILGRPFLATGRAIIDIDQGQLILRVDEERVIFDMQKILRYSGDETSSSCFSIDMISYLTDEFKDDQLIPDSMERCLIKSGTTHDDDPIIKREAEILDKDLEEEEMKSEEVQSKIEIKTLPSHLKYVYLEQELFSVVISSSLTAEQENSLIKVLKAHKGALGWTVEDIKGISLTICTNRILIEDSYKPIVQPQRRLNPTMQEVVKKEIVKLLAASIIYPISNSPWDMVSTIFLMATQDIIRYQLHQKIKIRQPSHALIEHMPIGECHLVMCDASDTTIGAVLGQRKDKIFRPIYYASRTLSKTQVNYAMTKKELLAVVFAFDMRRSYLIGTKVTVFTDHAVLKYLLAKKNARPRLLRWILLLQEFDLEIKDKKGTENQVADHLSRLENPPLEFNEIKEEFPDEHIFSVDTIVTLPP is encoded by the exons ATGCCTTCATATGccaaatttttaaaggaaattttgtcaagtaaaagaaaattagaaGAAGTTTCTGTGGTAATGCTTTCAGAAAAATGCagtgctatacttcaaaataagctaccaCACAAACTTGGTGATCCAAGCAGTTCTACAATTTCATGCACTTTGGGAGGAGTATATTTTGAAAAGGCACTTT ATCAAATTACTAAGAAACCTAAGGGAATAATTGAAAATGTACTTGTAAGAGTAGATAAGATTGTTTACCCTGTAGATTTTATAGTGCTTGAAATGAAAGAATGTCGTGATGAAACAATAATTTTAGGAAGACCATTTCTTGCTACAGGAAGAGCAATTATAGATATTGATCAAGGACAACTAATTTTGAGAGTTGATGAAGAAAGAGTCATctttgatatgcaaaagatactaAGATATTCAGGAGATGAAACATCATCTTCATGTTTTTCAATTGACATGATTAGTTACCTTACAGATGAATTCAAAGATGATCAATTAATTCCAGATTCAATGGAAAGATGCTTGATCAAATCAGGCACCACACATGATGACGATCCCATAATCAAAAGAGAAGCTGAAATATTGGACAAAGATTTAGAGGAAGAAGAGATGAAATCCGAAGAAGTTCAATCAAAAATTGAAATCAAAACTCTCCCTTCTCATTTGAAATATGTTTATCTTGAGCAAGAATTATTTTCAGTAGTTATTTCATCTTCTCTTACTGCAGAACAGGAAAATAGTTTGATTAAAGTATTGAAAGCACACAAAGGAGCCTTGGGGTGGACAGTAGAAGATATTAAAGGGATTAGTCTGACTATTTGTACAAACAGAATCCTCATCGAGGATAGCTACAAGCCAATAGTCCAGCCGCAAAGAAGATTGAATCCAACAATGCAGGAAGTAGTAAAAAAAGAGATCGTAAAGTTGTTGGCAGCAAGTATTATATACCCCATTTCTAACAGCCCGTGG GATATGGTTTCTACTATTTTCTTGATGGCTACTCAAGATATAATCAGATACCAATTGCACCAGAAGATCAAGATAAGACAACCTTCACATGCCCTCATTGAACATATGCCTATaggagaatgccatttg gtcatgtgtgatgctagtgatacaACAATTGGAGCTGTTTTAGGCCAAAGAAAGGATAAGATTTTTCGTCCCATTTACTATGCTAGTAGGACATTGAGTAAGACTCAAGTGAATTATGCCATGACAAAAAAAGAGTTACTAGCAGTAGTGTTTGCTTTTGATATGCGTCGCTCCTATTTGATAGGAACCAAGGTTACTGTTTTTACTGATCATGCAGTTTTAAAATACCTCTTAGCTAAGAAAAATGCTCGACCTAGATTATTAAGATGGATTTTACTTttgcaagaatttgaccttgAGATAAAGGACAAAAAAGGGACTgagaaccaagtagctgaccatTTGTCTAGATTAGAAAACCCTCCCCTTGAGTTTAATGAGATAAAAGAAGAATTTCCTGATGAACATATTTTTTCAGTTGACACAATTGTGACTCTACCACCCTAG